Genomic DNA from Noviherbaspirillum saxi:
TACTGTCTCTCCGTTGCGGAACTGGCCGCGTTCGACCAGCGCAAAATGCGCTGTCTGGTAGACGAGTCCCATGGCGGCGGCATCGGTGAAGGGCATAGTCTCAGGCATCACGAAGCAATTCGGGCCGGTCGCCGACAGTTGCTCCGCATAGGCTCCGTACTCGACTTGCGCCACCACGCGGTCGCCAGGTTTGCAGGAAGTGACACGGTTCCCTATCGCCGCCACGACGCCGGCCACCTCCTTGCCAGGGACGAATGGGCGCGGAGGCAGGGTTTGGTATTGACCACGGATAACCAGCAAATCGGGATAGTTGATCCCAATGGCGTGGACGTCGATCAACACCTCGTTATCGCCGACGGCGGGTGTGGGGATATCGTCAATCTTGAGCGACTCGGGTTCGCCGTGTTCTCGGATAAGAATGGCACGCATGATTCTTTCTTCGTATATTTAAGCAGGCGGCATTGCCGCCTGCGTTTCAGGCCACTAGTAATACTTCAGTCAAGGCCGAAGTCCTTGTTGGCTTCGCCGAGCTTTGGGTAAGTCGCGCTCTTGGCATCGGCGCGGAAATCTCCTGCCACCGGCGTCGGGAGTGCGGTGGTGCGGTGGCCATTGCTCTCCAGCTCCCTGGAAAACACGCCGCGCGCGCGGAAGTGCTCGTCCTGCATCGCTTCCTGCATGGTGGCGACGATGACACTGCAGACATCCTTGCCTTCAAAGCAGGACTTCCAGTGGGCGGCCGGCCTGGCCGCGATGATGGCGGCAACCGCGGCGCGAACACCGGCCGGGTCTTCGCTGTCTTCCAGCAGTTCCCGCGGCGCCCCGATGGCATCGACGAAATTGACCCAGAACTTGTCTTCCAGTGGGCCGGCGGCAATGAACTTGCCGTCACTGGTGCGATAGATCTGGTAGCGCGGCGAGCCGCCGGTGACGAGTTCGCCGCCCGGCACTGGCCACTTTCCTTCCGACTCACCGTTACCGATGGCCCAGTACAGGAAGGTGAACAGATTTTCGGCCATCGCGATGTCGAGCTTGCACCCCTTGCCGGTGCGGTCGCGCTGGCGCAGGGCAAGCAGGATGTTGACCACGGCGGGATAAGT
This window encodes:
- a CDS encoding CaiB/BaiF CoA transferase family protein — translated: MMRPLEGVRVLDFSTLLPGPLATLILAEAGAEVIKIERPGRGDEMRSYTPKFDDDSVNFALLNRGKRSIAIDLKDAGVVDRLRGLIESADIVVEQFRPGVMDRLGLGYEALSKINPRIIYCAITGYGQTGPKADVAAHDLNYVADAGMLGLSAGSDGAPVLPPALIADIAGGTYPAVVNILLALRQRDRTGKGCKLDIAMAENLFTFLYWAIGNGESEGKWPVPGGELVTGGSPRYQIYRTSDGKFIAAGPLEDKFWVNFVDAIGAPRELLEDSEDPAGVRAAVAAIIAARPAAHWKSCFEGKDVCSVIVATMQEAMQDEHFRARGVFSRELESNGHRTTALPTPVAGDFRADAKSATYPKLGEANKDFGLD